Proteins from a single region of Drosophila biarmipes strain raj3 chromosome 3R, RU_DBia_V1.1, whole genome shotgun sequence:
- the LOC108025205 gene encoding piercer of microtubule wall 1 protein, whose product MCEQYCDKFETFNPEVEFAKFQKRKPIVRTAQLYENLHKREDIKCPYSFKGYGVETDSNTMYRTCNSEYGYYAPNAYTIPKRFYPLPQNFSNEVVRFGMYRNFSLNTHMDRTFY is encoded by the exons ATGTGCGAACAGTACTGCGATAAGTTTGAGACCTTCAATCCGGAGGTTGAGTTTGCCAAGTTCCAGAAACGCAAACCCATCGTGAGGACGGCCCAGCTCTACGAGAATCTGCACAAGCGGGAGGATATCAAGTGTCCCT ACAGCTTCAAGGGCTATGGCGTGGAGACGGACTCCAACACCATGTACCGCACTTGCAACTCGGAATACGGTTACTATGCCCCCAATGCCTATACCATCCCCAAGCGTTTCTATCCACTACCCCAGAATTTCTCCAACGAAGTCGTTCGCTTCGGCATGTATCGCAATTTCTCCCTCAACACCCACATGGATCGCACCTTCTATTAA